TCGCCCGCACCCCCATCGCCGACCAGCCGAGGGCGAAGTTCGCGAGCACCGCGCTCTGGTAGCGGCGGTCGCGGGCGACCTCGCGCAGCGGCTTCACCGTCGCCGGAGCGGCCGCGGCCGCGTCCCGGTCGGGTCGGCGCAGCAGCACCAGCCCGACCAGGCCCGCGACGGCGAGGGTGCCCGCGTAGAAGGAGAAGGGAGCGGTCAGCGAGATCGCGCTGAGCACGCCTCCGATCGCGGGCCCCGCCATGCCGCCGAGCAGGAACCCGCCCTGGTAGAAGCCGATCGCGCGCCCCCGCCGCTCCGGAGCGGCGGTGCGCAGGAGGAGCGTCATCGCCGCGACCGAGAACATCGCCGAGCCGACTCCGCCCGCCCCGCGCAGCAGCAGCAGATGCGCGTAGTCACCGGCCAGCCCGACCAGCGCACTCGAGACGGCGACGATCCCGATACCCGTGGCGAGCACCACGCGCTCGCCGAAGCGGTCGACGAGCGGCCCGACGAACGGATTCGCGACCAGCCGCATCAGCGCGAACGCCGAGACGACGGCGCCCACCTCGACGTAGCCGACGCCGAAGCTCCGCACGAAGACGGGCAGCACCGGCACGACCACGCCGAACCCGAGCATCACGAAGAACGCGACGATGCCGAGGACCTTCACCTCGCGGGGGAGTCGCTCCGCGTCGTCACGGGACTTCCACGGAGAACGCACCCACCGACGCTACCCCGTGCGGTGAGCTCGACCCGTCGCACCTGAGCCGCGCATCCCGCGCCAGCGGTTCCCCTGTCTCGCTGCAGTGCATAGCGTCGTTATGTGTGAGTAATGCTCACTATCAACAGGGTTTGACGAGTCCGACTGATGCGGCTCGACTACCAAGGACGGTGCGTGAAGTGGTACACCGGAACGTCGACGTGTTGCCACATCTACGAGACCAACCAGCCCGAGTATCGGAAGAAAGCCTGCGCAGTCTGGGCCGCGACGGGACACATGTACGTGGAAGGCTAGGTCTCTCGTGGCACTGATGAGGAGGACCGGAGCGGTACTGCTCACGGTTCCGGTGCTCCTCGTCAGTGGGTGTGCACTGCCCGGAGGCAAGCAGGACGAGTCACTGTGCGCTCCCCTGGAGGAGTCGTGGAACGCCTTCGCAGCAGACCCGACGATCGTCAACCGTTCGTCTTTCGAGGATGCTCTGAACGCCTTCGCCTACGACTCCTCCACCTCGACGTCGACCGATGCGGCGCGCCTGGCCGAGCAGAACCTTCTCGACGGCCTCGCGGGCGACAGGACGACCAGCCGATACTTCTGGAACTCACTCGATCTCGTCGCGGCCGAGTGTGCCGAGGTGGGAGAGGCGCTCTCCTTCGACCGGCACGGGGAGCCTCTCCAGACCATCGCAGGCAGCGGCGCGGATCAGGTGACGGGCGGAACCATCGGCGCCATGACGTCCATGCGTTGACCCGCGCACCACGAAGAACGCGACGATGCGCTACCCCGTGGCGAGCGCGGGCCGGAGGGTCAGTCGGCGAGCGGCACGATCGACGCGAGGATGCCGGGGTAGCTCACGTAGTAGAGGACGTCGTCGTCGTGCACGACGCCGCGGCCCGGGTAGCTGTCGTCGGTGCCGTCGGGGCCGTTGAGAAATCCCGCGGCGGATGCGTCGTCGGCGACGAAGCCCTCGGCGAGCAGCGCGGTCTGCCGCTCGGTCCACTCGTCGTCGTCCACGGCGAGCTGGCCGACGACGACCGAGACGTCGCCCTGGCCGGTCCACCGGCAGAGGACGCCGTCGGCGGCGATCTCCTGCACGATCGGGTAGTCGAAGTCGAAGGCCGTGGCCTCGGCGGCGAGCGTCAGCCCGTCGTCCGTCAGCGAGGCGACCTCCTCCTGGGTCAGCAGCTGGTCGCACACGGTGAGCGCAGCGGCCGTCGCGGTCGGCAGTGGAGCGTCGTCCGCAGTCGGCGTCGCCGTGGCGGGTGCGGTCGCCGCCGCAGTGGCCGTCGGTGTCGTCGCGGGTGCCGCCGCCGTGCATCCCGCCAGAGCGAGCGCCACCGCCGTCG
The genomic region above belongs to Rathayibacter sp. VKM Ac-2759 and contains:
- a CDS encoding MFS transporter, giving the protein MRSPWKSRDDAERLPREVKVLGIVAFFVMLGFGVVVPVLPVFVRSFGVGYVEVGAVVSAFALMRLVANPFVGPLVDRFGERVVLATGIGIVAVSSALVGLAGDYAHLLLLRGAGGVGSAMFSVAAMTLLLRTAAPERRGRAIGFYQGGFLLGGMAGPAIGGVLSAISLTAPFSFYAGTLAVAGLVGLVLLRRPDRDAAAAAPATVKPLREVARDRRYQSAVLANFALGWSAMGVRATLVPVLVVEGLGGDPAWTGIAFAIAAVVQTLALAPAGRFVDTVGRRPALIGGFAVAAVAMLAMPLVGELWLLVVLLCAYGAAAAFMGTAPGALVGDAAGERGGRPVSVFQAASDLGGVVGPLLAGALADAASPTAAFASAFVLLGLSSLVGLRISRRAQT